The following are encoded together in the Ranitomeya imitator isolate aRanImi1 chromosome 4, aRanImi1.pri, whole genome shotgun sequence genome:
- the BRD4 gene encoding bromodomain-containing protein 4 isoform X2, with the protein MSSETGLGTRLRATSGMGDGVEGVPMSGAPQSAPPQPQPQVPLLVNPPPPETTRPTQPKRQTNQLQYLLKTVLKTLWKHQFAWPFQQPVDAIKLNLPDYYKIIKIPMDMGTIKKRLENYYYVNAQECIQDFNAMFTNCYIYNKPGDDIVLMAEALEKLFLQKISEMPQEETELPIVQSKARGRGKREPDVSITPMRTRLPSISQGDKPITKAPVTPVSKPATPTTPVTQAPTPPQTRTPPAHTPTITQAPLTFSPTVTQDMVVPTTIPAAPPPVQTQTPIIPTATQPVKVRRTKGVKRKADTTTPTAHDPLHESSPLPSDPKPPKPAPRRESGRQARPTKKTEVPDSQLPAPPVLQTAAGPASIPANSSTKISEQLRHCTGIVREMFAKKHTAYAWPFYKPVDVDALGLHDYCEIIKHPMDLTTIKGKLENTEYRDAQEFAADVRLMFSNCYKYNPPDHEVVAMARKLQDVFEMKFAKMPDEPEETPAPAPSPSPGPPAPSIKVPSHISSDSSSDSSSDSESSSDSEEERAQRLAELQEQLKAVHEQLAALSQPQPNKPKKKEREKRKEKHKRKEEVEEPRKNRAREPPAKKPKKSAQAPVGTPSVKKEAPLPVARPPRPAPPPAPCESSEEETQRCRPMSYEEKRQLSLDINKLPGEKLGRVVYIIQSREPSLKNSNPDEIEIDFETLKPSTLRELERYVTSCLRKKRKPQDKIEAPISGSGKGKGFSSSESESSSESSTSDSEESDPEMAPKQKKKSHSGRESRKNHHQSHPPQPSLAPPSNALKPPSPIPPPSYVPPPSLDASHPSLHLPLHPASVFEAVSAHYGQAGLHIPAPDLPAHLTGGQPERISPPHLNQHALVSPPALHNAMPQQPSRPSNRAAALPPKPIRPPSASPTPPQTHHQPVSHSHHHHPQPPHVLLEDDGPPSPNSDLHPSPMHLGPAQMALYLQQLQKSQHTPAQSPLQPLLPSVKVQNQAPLTVPPQSVRHLPNLPYPSPSSSSISTAPQPTPPPPHVHQLQSPPAKSQQQPPGPAPPSSQHPALQSPLVPPHQQLAQHQQQAKQQQVIQHHHPSPRQQKSEPYPGGHMREAPSPLLLHSPQVAPFAGMPHPPSPQAMQPKKQEMRGSSVLQPQPLVVKEQKRHSPSLRPEGFSPGMRSEPHKLPESLKGSSHDQPRPEMKPIDGSRPVRSSEQSIPPQGILEKEKQKQEPKTPVAPKKDMKIKKMGSWASLVHKTPVTPTAAGKSSSDSFEQFRRVAREKEEREKALKLQAEQAERMRREQERMRSREEDDAQEQARKVHEEARRRQEQQQQQQHVQNTLPAAPPPTQSSQPIMDQREMERRREQERRRRQAMAPSIDMNFQSDLMEIFEQNLFS; encoded by the exons ATGTCATCCGAGACTGGGCTAGGTACACGTCTGAGGGCCACATCTGGAATGGGCGACGGAGTGGAAGGGGTCCCAATGTCAGGGGCTCCACAGTCTGCACCTCCTCAACCGCAACCACAAGTCCCCTTGTTAGTCAACCCTCCACCTCCTGAAACTACCAGACCAACCCAACCAAAGCGCCAGACCAACCAATTACAGTACTTGCTAAAAACCGTGCTGAAGACACTATGGAAGCACCAATTTGCTTGGCCTTTTCAGCAGCCTGTGGACGCTATCAAACTAAACCTGCCT GATTATTATAAAATTATCAAGATACCAATGGACATGGGCACCATTAAGAAACGTCTGGAGAACTATTATTACGTCAATGCCCAGGAATGTATCCaggattttaatgcaatgtttacAAACTGCTACATCTATAACAAG cCTGGGGACGATATAGTTTTGATGGCTGAAGCCTTGGAAAAACTCTTCTTACAGAAGATTTCTGAGATGCCGCAAGAAGAGACCGAATTGCCAATTGTTCAGAGCAAAGCACGTGGTCGTGGCAAGAGGGAACCAG ATGTATCGATCACCCCAATGAGAACCCGGCTCCCTTCAATAAGCCAAGGAGACAAGCCCAtcactaaagcccccgtcacac CTGTGTCTAAGCCTGCAACCCCTACTACTCCTGTGACCCAGGCACCTACCCCTCCGCAGACCCGTACCCCACCTGCCCACACCCCTACCATCACGCAAGCGCCCCTCACGTTTTCACCTACCGTCACTCAGGACATGGTGGTGCCCACGACAATACCCGCTGCTCCACCGCCTGTACAGACTCAAACACCCATCATCCCAACTGCAACCCAGCCCGTAAAGGTGAGAAGAACG aaaggggttaaaaggaaagCTGACACCACGACTCCAACCGCCCATGATCCGCTCCATGAATCTTCTCCGCTTCCTAGTGACCCTAAGCCACCCAAGCCTGCGCCGCGGCGGGAGAGCGGTCGCCAGGCTCGGCCTACAAAGAAGACTGAGGTGCCTGACTCCCAGCTTCCCGCGCCTCCTGTCTTACAAACTGCTGCAGGTCCAGCATCTATCCCAGCAAATAGCAGCACCAAAATCTCTGAGCAACTGCGCCATTGTACCGGAATCGTCCGGGAAATGTTTGCAAAGAAACACACTGCCTATGCCTGGCCATTCTATAAACCAGTGGATGTGGACGCTCTCGGGCTACACGACTACTGCGAAATCATCAAGCATCCGATGGACCTGACTACCATCAAG GGCAAGTTGGAGAATACGGAGTACCGAGATGCCCAGGAGTTTGCCGCTGATGTGCGACTTATGTTTTCTAACTGTTACAAGTATAACCCACCAGACCATGAGGTGGTAGCCATGGCCCGAAAACTGCAG gatgTGTTTGAAATGAAATTTGCCAAGATGCCGGATGAGCCTGAAGAAACCCCTGCGCCAGCACCGTCACCAAGCCCTGGTCCTCCTGCTCCCTCCATCAaagttccctctcacatctctagcGATAGTAGTAGCGACAGCTCTTCCGATAGTGAAAGTAGCTCCGATAGTGAAGAGGAGAGAGCGCAGAGGTTAGCGGAGCTTCAGGAGCAG TTGAAAGCTGTACACGAGCAATTAGCGGCCCTCTCTCAGCCGCAGccaaacaaaccaaagaaaaaggAACGCGAGAAGCGCAAGGAGAAGCACAAAAGAAAGGAAGAGGTTGAGGAGCCTCGTAAGAACAGAGCTCGAGAACCTCCAGCTAAGAAACCCAAGAAAAGTGCTCAAGCGCCAGTGGGAACACCAAG TGTAAAGAAAGAAGCGCCCCTACCAGTGGCCCGCCCTCCCCGACCCGCACCACCACCCGCTCCCTGTGAGTCTTCAGAAGAGGAAACGCAGAGATGCCGGCCCATGTCTTACGAGGAAAAACGTCAGCTGAGCCTGGACATTAATAAACTTCCAGGGGAGAAGCTGGGCCGTGTAGTTTACATTATCCAGTCCCGGGAACCATCCCTTAAAAACTCAAACCCAGATGAGATTGAAATAGACTTTGAGACTCTGAAACCGTCCACTCTGCGAGAACTGGAGAGATACGTCACCTCTTGCCTGAGAAAGAAGCGGAAGCCTCAAG ATAAAATTGAGGCTCCGATTTCTGGCTCCGGTAAAGGGAAAGGGTTCTCATCTTCAGAATCGGAAAGCTCCAGCGAGTCCAGCACTTCTGACAGCGAAGAATCTGACCCAG AAATGGCCCCAAAACAGAAGAAAAAGAGTCACTCAGGGAGAGAGTCCAGAAAG aaTCATCATCAGTCCCACCCTCCTCAGCCGTCTCTTGCACCCCCTTCCAACGCCTTGAAGCCACCCTCCCCTATCCCTCCGCCCTCCTACGTCCCTCCTCCCAGCCTGGACGCGTCCCATCCATCCCTTCATCTTCCTCTCCATCCTGCTAGTGTTTTTGAAGCCGTCTCTGCTCACTACGGGCAGGCAGGTCTGCACATCCCGGCACCTGATCTTCCAGCACATCTAACAGGTGGTCAGCCGGAACGCATTTCGCCGCCTCATCTCAACCAACATGCTCTTGTTAGTCCGCCAG ctcTACACAACGCCATGCCCCAGCAACCCTCTCGCCCTTCAAACCGTGCAGCTGCTCTACCCCCAAAACCTATCCGACCACCATCAGCTTCACCCACTCCACCACAGACGCATCACCAACCAGTCTCTCATTCCCACCACCACCATCCACAGCCCCCTCATGTACTTTTAGAAGATGACGGTCCACCGTCTCCCAACAGCGATCTCCATCCTTCCCCTATGCATCTAGGCCCTGCACAGATGGCGCTTTACCTGCAGCAACTACAGAAATCGCAGCATACTCCCGCTCAGTCTCCCCTGCAGCCGCTTCTCCCTTCTGTCAAAGTGCAAAATCAAGCCCCACTGACCGTCCCTCCCCAGTCAGTGCGTCACCTGCCGAACCTGCCTTACCCTTCTCCTTCCTCTTCCTCTATAAGCACTGCCCCCCAACCTACGCCTCCTCCTCCCCATGTGCATCAGTTACAGAGTCCTCCTGCAAAGTCCCAACAGCAGCCGCCAGGGCCGGCACCACCCTCCTCACAACACCCAGCTCTGCAAAGCCCCTTGGTTCCGCCGCACCAACAGCTGGCGCAACACCAGCAGCAGGCCAAGCAGCAACAAGTGATCCAACACCATCACCCGTCACCTCGGCAGCAGAAATCAGAGCCGTACCCCGGAG GTCACATGAGAGAGGCTCCATCACCGCTTCTCCTCCATTCACCACAGGTGGCTCCATTTGCAGGCATGCCACATCCACCGTCACCGCAGGCCATGCAGCCTAAGAAGCAG GAAATGAGAGGATCATCAGTGTTGCAGCCTCAGCCACTCGTGGTAAAAGAACAAAAGCGCCATTCACCCTCCCTGAGGCCTGAAGGCTTCTCTCCTGGCATGAGGAGTGAACCCCACAAACTTCCAGAGTCGCTTAAAGGTTCCAGCCATGACCAACCCC GGCCAGAGATGAAACCGATTGATGGTAGCCGCCCTGTGCGATCCTCAGAGCAGAGCATCCCTCCTCAAGGAATACTTGAGAAAGAGAAGCAAAAGCAGGAGCCCAAGACGCCAGTGGCCCCTAAAAAG gatatgaaaattaaaaaaatgggatCATGGGCGAGTCTAGTGCACAAGACCCCAGTCACCCCCACAGCAGCTGGGAAGTCATCCAGCGATAGCTTTGAGCAATTTAGGCGAGTAGCACGGGAGAAGGAAGAGCGGGAGAAGGCTCTAAAACTCCAGGCTGAGCAAGCCGAGAGGATGCGACGAGAGCAGGAGAGGATGAG GTCTCGGGAAGAAGATGATGCTCAGGAGCAAGCACGTAAAGTTCACGAAGAGGCTCGTAGGAGACAagagcagcagcaacaacagcagcaTGTGCAAAATACTCTTCCTGCTGCTCCTCCGCCTACACAAAGCTCTCAGCCGATCATGGATCAGAGAGAGATGGAAAGGAGGAGAGAACAGGAGAGAAGACGGCGACAGGCG ATGGCCCCCTCTATAGACATGAATTTTCAGAGTGACCTGATGGAAATATTTGAACAGAACTTGTTCTCCTGA